A window from Armatimonas rosea encodes these proteins:
- the mtaB gene encoding tRNA (N(6)-L-threonylcarbamoyladenosine(37)-C(2))-methylthiotransferase MtaB: protein MPVAALTTLGCKVNQYETEKIAEEFAANGFVLTDFDAPADVYVINSCSVTAAADKKSRYLARKASRTNPNAVVVMTGCHSQQVLDHGEWVEGATLLVDNEDKMRVFAKVVEHAPEILSYSSSPATVLPARERRTRATLKVQDGCTHFCGFCQIPYTRKVKVSRHWEDVVAEAHALAESGTRELVVTGVCVGAYDEATGSGGPDLAELLLKVADVPGIARVRLSSIQPIEVSDALIDAFATHPNLCPHLHLSCQSGDDTILKAMNRPYDAAFYKALVAKLRAAVPDVAITTDLIVGYPGETEELHQNTLDFARAVGFQKTHCFRYSPRDKTYAATLPDDIPDEVKKRRHAELQAVVDASNHAFTERSLGETVSVLVEHPEGTTLTGYTPNYIKVRFSGPVALYGELVPVRLDSVESDGGAIGTLVLPEPELARILAQAPRPKFQALEMIGATP from the coding sequence ATGCCCGTTGCTGCCCTCACCACCCTAGGCTGTAAAGTCAACCAGTACGAGACCGAGAAGATCGCGGAAGAGTTTGCCGCCAATGGTTTTGTGCTCACTGATTTCGACGCCCCCGCCGATGTCTATGTGATCAACTCCTGCTCGGTGACCGCGGCGGCGGATAAGAAGTCCCGGTATCTGGCGCGCAAGGCGAGCCGGACCAATCCCAATGCGGTGGTGGTGATGACGGGCTGCCATAGCCAGCAGGTGCTCGATCACGGCGAGTGGGTCGAGGGCGCGACCCTGCTCGTGGACAACGAGGACAAGATGCGGGTGTTTGCCAAGGTGGTCGAGCACGCGCCGGAGATTCTGAGCTACTCGTCGTCGCCGGCCACGGTCCTGCCCGCGCGGGAGCGGCGCACGCGGGCGACGCTGAAGGTCCAAGACGGCTGCACGCACTTCTGCGGCTTCTGCCAGATTCCCTACACCCGAAAAGTGAAGGTCTCCCGGCACTGGGAGGACGTTGTCGCGGAGGCGCATGCGCTGGCGGAGAGTGGGACGCGGGAGCTGGTGGTGACGGGGGTCTGTGTGGGGGCCTACGACGAAGCCACGGGGTCGGGTGGGCCGGACTTGGCGGAGCTTCTGCTGAAAGTGGCCGATGTGCCGGGGATTGCGCGGGTGCGCCTGAGCTCGATCCAGCCGATTGAGGTCAGCGATGCCCTGATCGATGCCTTTGCCACGCACCCCAACCTCTGTCCGCACCTGCACCTGAGCTGCCAGAGCGGCGACGATACGATTCTCAAGGCAATGAACCGACCCTACGATGCCGCGTTCTACAAGGCCTTGGTCGCCAAGCTGCGCGCCGCCGTCCCGGATGTGGCGATCACTACGGATTTAATTGTGGGCTATCCGGGCGAGACGGAGGAGCTGCACCAGAACACGCTCGACTTTGCACGTGCGGTCGGGTTTCAGAAGACCCACTGTTTTCGCTACTCGCCGCGGGACAAGACCTACGCCGCGACCTTGCCCGACGACATCCCCGATGAGGTCAAGAAGCGCCGCCACGCCGAGCTGCAGGCCGTGGTCGATGCCAGCAACCATGCCTTCACCGAGCGCTCTCTCGGGGAGACCGTGAGCGTTCTGGTCGAGCACCCCGAGGGCACGACCCTCACGGGCTACACGCCCAACTACATCAAGGTCCGTTTCTCAGGCCCGGTCGCGCTGTACGGCGAGCTCGTTCCGGTGCGCCTAGACTCCGTGGAGTCCGATGGGGGTGCTATTGGGACACTGGTCCTCCCCGAGCCGGAGCTCGCACGGATTCTCGCGCAAGCACCGCGCCCCAAGTTCCAAGCCCTGGAGATGATCGGAGCCACCCCATGA
- a CDS encoding DinB family protein — MDMLRVALEGCPETIWNSGTPPRQFWRLAYHALFYTHLYLEVTEADFQAWEKHRDEVESDQERERLDATPYTREELLEYWALVDAHIDTQFDKIDLSAPECGIPWYTLPKLDHVILNLRHLSEHGGQLRDRVMEAGVDQRWFTRR, encoded by the coding sequence ATGGACATGTTACGCGTCGCCCTGGAGGGATGCCCCGAGACAATCTGGAATAGCGGAACGCCGCCACGGCAGTTCTGGCGGCTGGCCTACCATGCGCTTTTCTATACGCATCTCTACCTGGAAGTCACCGAAGCGGACTTCCAGGCTTGGGAGAAACACCGCGATGAGGTGGAGAGCGATCAGGAGCGCGAGCGGCTCGATGCGACTCCGTACACTCGTGAAGAGCTTTTAGAGTACTGGGCGCTCGTAGACGCGCACATCGACACGCAGTTTGACAAAATTGACCTGAGCGCACCGGAGTGTGGGATTCCTTGGTACACGTTGCCGAAACTCGACCATGTGATCCTCAACCTTCGCCATCTCTCCGAGCACGGCGGGCAGCTACGGGACCGCGTGATGGAAGCGGGCGTAGACCAACGCTGGTTTACACGGCGGTGA
- a CDS encoding YcxB family protein — protein MTVHYDLNEDDWLTMNLHYMEQSGLIEKNQKRYRMLITLCAVEVVACLLIKWYLPALFFASVGGALLFNLTRIPGLLRKQIQRQTNQGDFRALFGHYELALTPQGIKTKGPISENLYYWSAVEQLIETETHFFIQFSSAVRITIPKRAFATQTHGAEFLKLAEHYRQNVTGTPIPTMQRGAWWTQGSQVVEAQQQRQ, from the coding sequence ATGACGGTTCACTACGACCTGAACGAAGACGACTGGCTGACCATGAACCTGCACTACATGGAGCAGTCCGGGCTCATCGAGAAGAACCAGAAGCGCTACCGGATGCTCATCACGCTCTGCGCGGTGGAGGTGGTTGCCTGCCTGCTGATTAAGTGGTACCTGCCGGCTCTATTCTTTGCCTCGGTCGGGGGGGCGCTTCTCTTCAATCTCACCCGAATCCCCGGGCTGCTACGCAAGCAGATCCAGCGCCAGACCAATCAAGGGGACTTTCGGGCACTCTTTGGCCACTACGAGCTCGCGCTCACGCCGCAGGGCATCAAGACCAAGGGGCCGATCTCGGAGAACCTCTACTACTGGAGCGCCGTGGAGCAGCTGATCGAGACGGAGACGCACTTTTTTATCCAATTTTCGTCGGCGGTGCGCATCACGATCCCCAAGCGTGCCTTCGCCACCCAGACCCACGGTGCGGAGTTTCTGAAGCTGGCGGAGCACTACCGGCAGAATGTCACGGGGACGCCCATCCCGACCATGCAGCGCGGCGCGTGGTGGACCCAAGGCTCCCAGGTAGTCGAGGCGCAGCAACAGCGGCAGTAG
- a CDS encoding copper transporter, which translates to MTSDFRYHVASLAAVFLALGIGILIGTAFVGSTVVNRQTVMMNKLSANYAELRKETHEREQTELTLQGAVPLLVKDALDHQRVLVVQTGVGREAADETQKALELAGATVTREALSDNDWQVLVRTGGLPKLVVLAGGESEELAQSRDLPFVKALHQTGVRVVAVELYETKVTLVPDWSKEADATVDCINRATGWLALVVALNGENGSFGLKADSKTPPLDALTRATPSPAPTPTPEP; encoded by the coding sequence GTGACGTCTGATTTTCGCTACCATGTTGCTTCTCTTGCAGCGGTCTTTCTGGCGCTTGGGATTGGGATTCTCATCGGCACGGCGTTCGTGGGCTCGACCGTGGTCAACCGCCAGACCGTGATGATGAACAAGCTCAGTGCCAACTACGCCGAGCTCCGCAAAGAGACCCATGAGCGCGAGCAGACCGAGCTCACTCTCCAAGGGGCGGTTCCCCTCCTCGTAAAGGATGCCCTCGACCACCAGCGCGTCCTCGTGGTCCAGACCGGAGTGGGACGCGAGGCGGCGGACGAGACCCAGAAGGCCCTGGAGCTGGCCGGTGCGACCGTGACCCGCGAGGCGCTCTCCGACAACGACTGGCAGGTTCTGGTGCGGACCGGTGGGCTCCCCAAGCTCGTGGTGCTGGCGGGCGGCGAGAGCGAGGAGCTCGCGCAGAGCCGCGACCTGCCGTTTGTCAAGGCGCTCCACCAGACCGGAGTCCGTGTGGTCGCCGTGGAGCTCTACGAGACCAAAGTCACGCTGGTCCCCGACTGGAGCAAAGAGGCAGACGCCACCGTGGACTGTATCAACCGTGCGACAGGCTGGCTGGCGCTGGTCGTGGCCCTGAACGGAGAGAATGGAAGCTTTGGCCTTAAGGCCGACAGCAAGACCCCGCCGCTCGATGCCCTGACCCGCGCGACACCATCCCCAGCCCCCACCCCGACGCCCGAGCCATGA
- a CDS encoding aldo/keto reductase: MKTRSLGSLQVSEVGLGCNNFGMRCDLAQTQLVVDAALDSGINFFDTADIYGGTNSEVFLGQALGKRRADILIATKFGIKIDDDRPGGARPEYIFKACDDSLQRLGTDYIDLYQIHRPDETVPIAETMGALRELVIQGKVRELGCSNFSVAQLRAAAESIGPQFVSVQNEYSLFARQPETDSVLAECAATHVGLLPYFPLASGMLTGKYRKGQPLPEGTRINAESRWLTDENLTKAEALLAFSEAHGHTLLELAFSWLLARSAVSSVIAGATKPEQVRANVAAASWPLTDDELAQIDALLA, encoded by the coding sequence ATGAAAACACGCTCTCTTGGCTCGCTCCAAGTCTCCGAGGTGGGGCTGGGCTGCAATAACTTCGGCATGCGCTGCGATCTGGCGCAGACCCAGCTCGTGGTAGACGCGGCGCTCGACTCCGGCATCAACTTCTTCGACACGGCCGATATCTACGGCGGCACCAATAGCGAGGTATTTCTCGGGCAGGCACTCGGAAAGCGCCGTGCAGACATCCTAATCGCAACCAAGTTCGGGATCAAGATCGACGACGACCGACCGGGCGGTGCGCGGCCCGAGTATATTTTCAAGGCCTGCGACGACTCCCTCCAGCGCCTTGGCACCGACTACATCGACCTCTACCAGATCCACCGCCCCGACGAAACCGTGCCAATCGCGGAGACGATGGGAGCGCTGCGGGAGCTGGTGATCCAAGGCAAGGTGCGTGAGCTGGGCTGCTCCAACTTCTCGGTCGCGCAGCTCCGTGCCGCCGCCGAGAGTATTGGGCCGCAGTTTGTCAGTGTCCAGAACGAGTACAGCCTCTTTGCGCGCCAGCCGGAGACCGACAGTGTCCTCGCGGAGTGCGCCGCCACCCATGTCGGGCTCCTGCCCTACTTCCCTCTCGCCAGCGGCATGCTCACCGGCAAGTACCGCAAGGGCCAGCCGCTCCCCGAGGGCACCCGCATCAACGCTGAGTCCCGCTGGCTCACCGACGAGAACCTCACCAAGGCCGAGGCGCTCCTTGCCTTCTCCGAGGCACACGGCCACACGCTCCTAGAGCTCGCCTTCTCGTGGCTTCTCGCAAGGTCCGCGGTCTCATCGGTGATCGCCGGTGCCACCAAGCCCGAGCAAGTTCGTGCCAATGTCGCCGCCGCAAGCTGGCCCCTCACCGACGACGAGCTCGCCCAGATCGATGCACTCTTGGCGTAG
- a CDS encoding replication initiation factor domain-containing protein, giving the protein MDWATVTFKGDDALDLAKLHFGATLDSEWVVMERGGYGYSQSLKRGQVTIYHGGNVNPDTVSVVVSGQGCRQLEEEGLIGGPDVLLRGASAWEAFLDELVRDGATFARLDVALDDRSGLLSITGMEESFRSGDCSTRFRDMRAEVGYTSEGVTTGHTLYFGSRQSLMFVRIYHKGLEQLARGKAEGDPEDWIRCELQARDERADALVNQIIKHGMRSVASVLWSYLDFKTPESRDKFKLSSDKYKRETVDWWKIFIDRVEKSRLGVAPKIVDVEKMKQWVKRQVAPTLHVIVNASALGWDFISSLVLEGGERLKSHHINALVAYNSKGKYQQCRA; this is encoded by the coding sequence GTGGACTGGGCTACAGTGACTTTTAAAGGGGATGACGCTTTAGACCTTGCCAAACTTCATTTTGGGGCCACTCTGGACTCTGAATGGGTGGTCATGGAGCGTGGCGGCTACGGCTACTCTCAGAGTCTCAAGCGGGGGCAGGTGACTATCTACCACGGGGGGAACGTCAATCCCGATACGGTCTCTGTGGTGGTCTCTGGGCAGGGTTGCCGCCAACTGGAGGAGGAGGGGCTGATTGGTGGGCCTGATGTTCTTCTGCGTGGCGCTTCTGCCTGGGAAGCCTTCCTAGATGAGCTGGTGCGGGATGGTGCTACATTCGCCCGTCTCGACGTTGCCCTAGATGATCGCTCGGGGTTGCTGTCCATCACGGGGATGGAAGAGTCCTTCCGCTCTGGCGATTGCTCTACCAGGTTCCGTGATATGAGGGCTGAAGTGGGCTACACCTCCGAGGGGGTTACCACGGGTCACACGCTCTACTTTGGATCTCGACAATCGCTGATGTTTGTGAGGATCTACCACAAGGGTTTGGAGCAACTAGCACGGGGGAAGGCTGAGGGTGATCCTGAAGATTGGATCAGGTGCGAACTCCAGGCGCGAGACGAAAGAGCTGACGCGCTTGTAAACCAGATCATAAAACACGGTATGCGCTCGGTTGCCTCGGTTTTGTGGTCGTATCTGGACTTTAAAACGCCAGAATCACGCGATAAATTTAAACTTTCCAGCGATAAATACAAACGTGAAACGGTTGATTGGTGGAAAATCTTTATAGATCGCGTGGAAAAGTCCCGTTTGGGGGTTGCTCCCAAAATTGTAGACGTTGAAAAAATGAAGCAGTGGGTAAAACGCCAAGTTGCTCCCACTCTTCACGTTATCGTTAATGCGTCGGCCTTGGGGTGGGATTTTATATCCTCCCTTGTCCTCGAAGGTGGCGAGAGGTTAAAGAGTCATCACATAAACGCCTTAGTGGCCTATAACAGCAAAGGAAAATACCAGCAATGCAGAGCATAG
- a CDS encoding prolyl oligopeptidase family serine peptidase has translation MPKRLTTIDDLLRFAAPSEPHLSPDGKWVAYLVKGVWEAKNRYITQLFLVSTETPDAQPLQVTQGENSVSQHHWLPDSKSLVFVRNDSAKCPQIWQLEAGWGEPFILTSLPQGAIGEISVSPKWGEILFTFRPADQEWSESAVEARKKENKSAPPRVIERLRWRQEGSGWLPKATFQLYLYEHPERPLKAGKRDRGSLCWSPEKEERFAFTENIADDPDRQPGAVGLFVSGKKTPLGPLGPKSNLSWSPDGKYIAYLGHDHPDELWGTWNMHLWVVNVATGKARDLTPGWDVTAGDLALGEVYGRGDIGPVWESETSLVFVASDKGEVGVYRVGLEGGVPEKLTPEGCSEVGVSVAAGKIATLRLTSQDAGDIYVDGKRLTQHNDTLTREVRFIEPVAFSVGDVPCFALLPEGDGPHPTVLYIHGGPHLMYGRWHLFHEYQALAAAGFAVLYPNPRGSKGYGEAWTGAIKDNWGEPAMADCMAVVDHAIAQGWSDPERLAVMGGSYGGYLTGWIIGHTDRFACAIAERGVYNLQSFGGTSDFCQQDHGYFSSNHTDDTESFRRNSPITYAGKVKTPVLIVHSEGDLRCPISQGDEYFRAVKRTNPAETLYLRYGPEASHELSRGGPPDLRLDRQKRFHAYLKQYLTKDTSIGES, from the coding sequence GTGCCAAAACGTCTCACCACAATCGATGATCTCCTGCGCTTCGCCGCCCCGTCTGAACCGCACCTCTCGCCCGATGGCAAGTGGGTCGCCTATCTCGTGAAGGGGGTCTGGGAAGCCAAGAACCGCTACATCACCCAGCTCTTTCTGGTCTCGACCGAGACGCCCGACGCCCAGCCTCTCCAGGTAACGCAAGGCGAGAACAGTGTCTCCCAGCACCACTGGCTCCCCGATAGCAAGAGCCTGGTCTTTGTGCGCAACGATAGCGCAAAATGCCCACAGATCTGGCAGCTGGAAGCAGGCTGGGGCGAGCCGTTCATCCTCACCTCGCTGCCCCAAGGGGCAATCGGGGAGATTTCGGTCTCACCAAAGTGGGGAGAGATTCTCTTCACCTTCCGTCCCGCTGACCAGGAGTGGAGCGAGAGCGCTGTCGAGGCACGTAAGAAAGAAAATAAGTCCGCTCCGCCGCGCGTGATCGAGCGCCTGCGCTGGCGACAAGAGGGGAGCGGCTGGCTTCCCAAGGCAACCTTTCAGCTGTACCTTTATGAGCACCCGGAGCGTCCTCTCAAAGCAGGAAAACGAGATCGAGGAAGCCTTTGCTGGTCTCCAGAGAAAGAGGAACGGTTCGCGTTTACCGAAAATATCGCCGACGATCCCGATCGCCAGCCGGGAGCTGTGGGGCTGTTTGTCTCGGGCAAGAAAACGCCGCTGGGGCCGCTGGGGCCAAAGAGCAACCTGAGCTGGTCGCCCGATGGGAAGTACATCGCCTACCTGGGCCACGATCACCCGGATGAGCTGTGGGGGACGTGGAATATGCATCTCTGGGTGGTCAACGTCGCAACGGGCAAGGCGCGTGATCTGACACCGGGCTGGGATGTGACTGCAGGGGACTTGGCGCTGGGCGAGGTCTACGGGCGCGGCGATATCGGGCCGGTCTGGGAGAGCGAGACCAGCCTGGTTTTTGTGGCGTCGGACAAGGGCGAGGTCGGGGTCTATCGGGTGGGGCTGGAGGGGGGAGTCCCTGAGAAACTCACCCCGGAGGGCTGCTCGGAGGTGGGCGTGAGCGTTGCGGCGGGAAAAATCGCGACCCTGCGCCTGACCAGCCAAGATGCCGGGGATATCTATGTCGATGGCAAGCGCCTCACGCAGCACAATGACACCCTCACTCGGGAGGTCCGGTTTATCGAGCCGGTGGCGTTCTCGGTGGGGGACGTGCCCTGCTTTGCGCTGCTCCCGGAGGGCGACGGCCCGCACCCGACCGTGCTCTACATCCACGGCGGCCCGCACCTGATGTACGGGCGCTGGCATCTCTTTCATGAGTACCAGGCGCTCGCGGCCGCAGGATTTGCCGTGCTCTATCCCAACCCGCGTGGCTCCAAGGGCTACGGCGAGGCGTGGACGGGCGCGATCAAGGACAACTGGGGCGAGCCCGCTATGGCCGACTGCATGGCGGTAGTCGATCATGCCATCGCGCAAGGCTGGTCCGACCCGGAGCGCCTCGCGGTGATGGGCGGCAGCTACGGCGGCTACCTGACGGGCTGGATTATCGGACACACGGACCGCTTTGCCTGCGCCATCGCCGAGCGGGGGGTCTACAACCTCCAGAGCTTCGGGGGGACGTCGGACTTTTGCCAGCAGGACCACGGCTACTTTAGCTCCAACCACACCGACGATACCGAGAGCTTCCGGCGCAACTCGCCGATCACCTACGCCGGCAAGGTCAAGACCCCCGTCCTGATCGTCCACAGCGAGGGCGACCTGCGCTGCCCGATCTCCCAAGGCGATGAGTACTTTAGAGCGGTCAAGCGCACCAACCCCGCAGAGACGCTCTACCTACGCTACGGCCCCGAAGCCAGCCACGAGCTCAGCCGCGGCGGCCCCCCGGACCTGCGCCTCGACAGGCAGAAGCGATTCCACGCCTACTTGAAGCAATACCTAACGAAGGACACGAGCATTGGAGAATCTTAA